The Rhododendron vialii isolate Sample 1 chromosome 8a, ASM3025357v1 genome has a window encoding:
- the LOC131299221 gene encoding ABC transporter G family member 29-like — MDTEKPLGLGRPPSRNRSKNKSWSRSVSLTWNMEEVFGGGGGSGSQVRRAPSHAEEDEEALKWAALEKLPTYARLRTSIMKSFMDNGSHENITSNNTNVNKVVHKEVDVRKLDVNDRQQFIDRLFRVAEEDNEKFLQKFRNRIDKVGINLPTVEVRFQHLTIEADCYIGDRALPSLANTVRNMAESVLGLVGIRLAETTKLTILKDASGIIKPSRMTLLLGPPSSGKTTLLLALAGKLDSSLKVKGEVTYNGHRLNEFIPQKTSAYISQNDVHVGEMTVKETLDFSVRCQGVGSRYELLTELARREKDAGIFPEAEIDLYMKATAMQGVESSLITDYTLRILGLDVCRDTIVGDEMQRGISGGQKKRVTTGEMIVGPTKTLFMDEISTGLDSSTTFQIVKCLQQIVHLTEATVLMSLLQPAPETFDLFDDVILLSEGQIVYAGPREHVLEFFESFGFKCPERKGTADFLQEVTSRKDQEQYWSDKTRPYAYVSVTQFAKRFKRFHAGLRLENELSVPYDKSRSHQAALVFTKYAVPKLQLLKTSFDKEWLLIKRNSFVYIFKTVQIIIVAIIGSTVFIRTRMHTRNENDGALYVGALLFSMIINMFNGFAELSLTIQRLPVFYKQRDLLFHPPWVFTLPTFLLRVPISLVETVVWMVMTYYTMGFAPEASRFFKQFLVIFLIQQMAAGLFRVIAGVCRTNIVANTGGALSVLLIFLLGGFILPRDQIPKWWQWGYWVTPMSYGFNALAVNEMFAPRWMNKLASDNVTSLGIAVLKNFDVFPERNWFWIGAAALLGFIVLFNMLFTLALMYLNPLGKPQAIISKEAANEMEADQEETKEAPRLRTNRSKKIDSLPRSLSAADANNSREMTIRRMSSRSNANGLSRNEDSSLEVARGLAPKRGMVLPFTPLAMSFDTVSYFVDMPPEMKEQGVTEDRLQLLREVTGAFRPGVLTALMGVSGAGKTTLMDVLAGRKTGGYIEGDIRISGFPKVQETFARISGYCEQNDIHSPQVTVRESLIYSAFLRLPKEVNKEEKMIFVDEVMELVELDNLKDAIVGLPGITGLSTEQRKRLTIAVELVANPSIIFMDEPTSGLDARAAAIVMRTVRNTVDTGRTVVCTIHQPSIDIFEAFDELLLMKRGGQVIYSGPLGRNSRKIIEYFEAISGVPKIKEKYNPATWMLEVSSVAAEVRLGMDFAEHYKSSALHQRNKALVKELSGPPPGAKDLYFPTQYSLSSWGQFKSCLWKQWWTYWRTPDYNLVRYFFTLAAALMIGTVFWQIGKKRDNSGDLTTIIGAMYSAVLFVGINNCGTVQPLVSVERTVFYREKAAGMYSALPYALAQVITELPYVLVEAVFFSLIVYSMMGFEWAAAKFFWFLFITYASFLYFTYYGMMTVSITPNHQVAAIFAAAFYSLFNLFSGFFIPRPKIPKWWIWYYWICPVAWTVYGLIVTQYGDVEDTIKVPGMTYDPTIKWYVQNHYGYESDFIGPVAGVLVAFAAFFAFMYAYCIKTLNFQMR; from the exons ATGGATACAGAGAAACCCTTAGGTCTGGGAAGGCCCCCGAGCCGGAACAGGAGCAAGAACAAGAGCTGGAGCCGGAGTGTAAGCCTGACCTGGAACATGGAAGAagtgtttggtggtggtggcggcagtggCAGTCAGGTGAGACGGGCGCCTAGCCATGCCGAGGAAGACGAAGAGGCCCTAAAATGGGCTGCACTGGAGAAATTGCCAACTTATGCTAGGCTCAGAACTAGTATCATGAAATCATTTATGGACAATGGAAGTCATGAAAATATTACTAGCAACAATACTAACGTTAATAAGGTGGTGCACAAGGAGGTTGATGTTCGAAAGCTTGACGTGAACGATCGACAACAGTTCATCGATAGGCTGTTTAGGGTTGCGGAGGAGGACAATGAGAAGTTCTTGCAGAAGTTTAGAAATCGAATTGATAA GGTTGGGATCAACCTTCCAACAGTAGAAGTTAGGTTTCAACATTTGACAATCGAAGCCGATTGTTACATCGGCGACAGAGCTCTCCCGAGCCTTGCAAACACGGTCCGGAACATGGCCGAGTCGGTTTTGGGTTTGGTCGGAATCCGGTTGGCCGAAACAACAAAACTCACTATTTTGAAAGATGCCTCCGGCATTATAAAGCCATCAAG GATGACGCTTTTATTGGGCCCACCTTCATCTGGGAAAACAACCCTCTTGCTGGCCCTAGCTGGAAAGTTGGACTCATCACTAAAG GTAAAAGGAGAAGTTACTTACAATGGGCACAGACTTAATGAATTTATACCTCAAAAGACGTCAGCATACATCAGCCAAAATGATGTTCATGTGGGCGAAATGACTGTAAAAGAAACTCTTGATTTCTCCGTAAGGTGTCAAGGAGTTGGGTCACGATATG AACTCCTAACCGAGCTCgcaaggagagagaaagatgccGGTATTTTTCCCGAGGCCGAAATCGATCTTTACATGAAGGCAACTGCAATGCAAGGAGTTGAGAGCAGCCTCATTACCGACTACACCCTTAGG ATTTTGGGACTCGATGTATGCCGGGACACTATTGTCGGCGACGAAATGCAGAGAGGAATATCAGGAGGACAGAAGAAGCGAGTCACAACAG GAGAGATGATTGTCGGGCCCACAAAAACCCTGTTCATGGATGAGATATCAACGGGTTTAGATAGCTCCACGACGTTTCAAATAGTGAAGTGCTTGCAGCAGATTGTGCACCTCACCGAGGCCACTGTCCTAATGTCTCTGCTCCAGCCCGCTCCCGAGACGTTCGATCTCTTCGATGACGTCATCCTCTTGTCGGAGGGCCAGATCGTCTACGCGGGCCCACGAGAGCACGTACTCGAATTCTTCGAGAGTTTTGGATTCAAATGCCCAGAGAGAAAAGGAACGGCTGATTTCTTGCAAGAG GTGACATCAAGAAAAGACCAAGAACAATACTGGTCCGACAAAACCAGGCCCTACGCCTACGTCTCCGTCACCCAATTCGCCAAACGCTTCAAGCGCTTCCACGCCGGCCTCCGCCTCGAGAACGAGCTCTCCGTCCCCTACGACAAGTCCCGCAGCCACCAAGCCGCCCTCGTCTTCACCAAATACGCCGTCCCCAAACTCCAACTCCTCAAGACCTCCTTCGACAAGGAATGGCTCCTCATCAAGCGCAACTCCTTCGTCTACATCTTCAAGACCGTCCAGATCATCATCGTCGCCATCATCGGCTCCACGGTGTTCATACGGACCAGAATGCACACCAGGAACGAGAACGACGGCGCCCTCTACGTTGGGGCGCTCTTGTTTTCGATGATCATTAACATGTTTAATGGGTTCGCCGAGCTGTCGCTCACGATTCAGAGGCTTCCGGTTTTTTACAAGCAACGGGATTTGCTTTTTCACCCGCCTTGGGTTTTCACCCTGCCGACTTTTTTGCTGAGGGTGCCGATTTCGTTGGTGGAGACTGTTGTTTGGATGGTTATGACTTATTATACAATGGGGTTTGCTCCTGAAGCTAGCAG GTTCTTCAAGCAATTCCTGGTGATATTTCTGATCCAACAAATGGCAGCTGGATTATTCAGGGTCATTGCTGGTGTCTGTAGAACCAATATCGTAGCCAATACTGGGGGAGCCCTATCTGTCCTCCTCATTTTCCTGCTTGGTGGTTTCATCCTTCCCAGAG ATCAAATTCCTAAGTGGTGGCAATGGGGCTATTGGGTCACCCCTATGAGCTATGGTTTCAATGCTTTAGCTGTCAATGAGATGTTTGCTCCTAGGTGGATGAACAAACTG GCTTCGGATAATGTTACCAGTTTGGGGATTGCAGTGCTAAAGAATTTTGATGTCTTTCCCGAAAGAAACTGGTTCTGGATTGGTGCAGCAGCTCTTTTGGGGTTTATAGTTCTCTTCAACATGCTCTTCACACTTGCTCTTATGTACTTAAATC CCCTTGGGAAGCCTCAAGCTATAATCTCCAAAGAAGCAGCAAATGAAATGGAAGCCGACCAAGAGGAAACAAAGGAAGCACCTAGGCTAAGAACAAACAGATCAAAAAAGATAGATTCATTACCTCGATCCTTATCTGCCGCTGATGCGAACAATTCCA gagaaatgacaattcgAAGAATGAGCAGTCGGTCCAATGCTAATGGACTCAGCAGAAATGAAGATTCAAGCCTTGAGGTTGCTCGTGGACTCGCTCCCAAGAGAGGAATGGTCCTTCCCTTCACCCCCCTCGCCATGTCCTTTGACACTGTCAGTTATTTTGTTGATATGCCGCCA GAGATGAAGGAACAAGGAGTTACTGAGGACAGGCTCCAATTACTTAGAGAAGTGACAGGAGCATTTAGGCCCGGTGTCCTGACTGCTCTCATGGGAGTCAGCGGAGCTGGAAAAACAACACTCATGGATGTCCTAGCTGGGAGGAAAACCGGTGGTTACATTGAAGGTGATATCAGAATTTCTGGATTCCCTAAAGTTCAAGAAACCTTTGCTCGAATTTCCGGATACTGTGAGCAAAACGACATACACTCGCCGCAAGTAACTGTACGTGAATCTTTGATTTACTCGGCTTTCCTTCGCCTCCCCAAGGAAGTCAACAAGGAAGAAAAGATG ATTTTTGTGGATGAAGTGATGGAATTAGTTGAACTAGACAATCTCAAGGATGCCATTGTAGGGCTTCCGGGAATTACTGGTTTGTCGACAGAACAGAGAAAGAGATTGACAATAGCAGTGGAGTTGGTTGCTAATCCCTCAATCATATTCATGGATGAACCTACTTCTGGTCTTGATGCGAGAGCTGCAGCCATCGTTATGAGAACTGTGAGAAACACAGTGGATACTGGGAGAACTGTTGTTTGCACTATTCATCAGCCTAGCATAGATATCTTTGAAGCATTTGATGAGCTTCTACTGATGAAAAGAGGAGGACAAGTGATCTACTCAGGACCACTAGGAAGGAATTCACGCAAGATTATTGAGTATTTTGAG GCAATTTCTGGAGTgccaaaaatcaaagaaaaatacaatcCAGCGACGTGGATGCTTGAAGTAAGCTCAGTTGCAGCAGAAGTTCGGCTTGGAATGGATTTTGCTGAACACTACAAATCATCCGCCTTACATCA ACGGAATAAGGCACTAGTGAAGGAGTTGAGTGGACCTCCACCAGGGGCGAAAGACCTGTATTTCCCTACGCAATATTCACTGTCCTCATGGGGGCAATTCAAATCCTGCTTATGGAAGCAATGGTGGACTTATTGGAGGACTCCTGATTACAACCTCGTGAGGTACTTCTTCACCTTAGCCGCTGCCCTCATGATTGGAACAGTCTTCTGGCAAATTGGCAAGAAAAG GGACAACTCTGGTGATCTTACCACAATCATTGGGGCAATGTATTCTGCTGTTCTATTTGTGGGGATTAATAACTGTGGAACAGTACAACCTTTAGTATCTGTTGAAAGAACAGTATTTTATAGAGAAAAAGCTGCCGGAATGTACTCTGCATTACCATATGCCTTGGCACAG GTTATCACTGAATTACCGTACGTGCTTGTTGAGGCTGTCTTTTTTAGTCTTATCGTCTATTCCATGATGGGCTTCGAATGGGCAGCAGCAAAATTCTTTTGGTTCTTGTTCATCACCTATGCCTCCTTTCTCTACTTCACTTACTATGGAATGATGACTGTTTCCATCACACCAAACCACCAAGTAGCAGCTATTTTTGCAGCCGCTTTCTACTCTCTCTTCAATCTCTTCTCCGGTTTCTTCATCCCTAGACCG aaaattcCCAAGTGGTGGATTTGGTATTACTGGATTTGCCCCGTGGCATGGACTGTTTATGGGCTGATTGTGACGCAGTATGGTGATGTGGAGGATACCATAAAAGTTCCTGGAATGACGTACGACCCAACTATTAAGTGGTACGTGCAAAATCATTACGGATATGAATCGGATTTCATTGGACCAGTTGCTGGAGTTCTGGTCGCCTTTGCTGCCTTCTTTGCCTTCATGTATGCCTACTGTATTAAAACTTTGAACTTCCAAATGAGGTAG